TTCTAAAAATTTTGCAAAAGTATCGGTGTCATGTTTACTGAGTGAGACTTGCAAAATCACATGTAATTTAAAACCTAATTTCTCGTAATTAATATCACGTTTTAAATTGGTCATAATATCTGTTTCGATTAAATGCTTAATACGACGATGTACAGAACTGACCGATAAATTGATCCGCTCAGATAGCTCATTTAGATTAATATCTTCATGCGTCAAAATTTCTAAAATTTGCTTATCGTAACGATCTAGTTCCATTATTGACTCCAGCTTAGCCCGTATTTAATCATCTGTATTTTTGAATCTAATCGTCTTTTTGGATTGATTTAAAATTCATTCTGATCTTCAGTATATCGCAATGTTTCTGAGAATTTTTTTCTTATTATGGTCTTTTTAAGATAATTTTTTCCAAATTTTAATGTTTATATCTCGGATACCATCGTCATAAAACAAAATATGTATATGAAAAAATCAATCATGAATATTTGTGGTAAATCAAAATAAGCTTAATTCAATAATGTCATACTCAAAATAAAATGATCATTTTTCAAATCATCTAGTCCTGTAAGCAAAAATGCATAACTCGATTCTACGCAATTCACCCTCATATTGTTCACTAACTGACATGATGATGTAACGATTAGATCCCGCGCCAATCGACTCGTGCGTTCCGCTCAGTCATATAAATACGCTGTACATATTGCCCTATTGGCAAATTCAGCAACTCATTTTTATAATTTTTAACCTCTTCCGATACACTTTGCTCAGACTCAACTTCCCACGGTGTTCCATTTAAAAATAACAAGGGTGCAAGCATAGAACAGACGGCAATGTCTGCCAAACCTAAGCGGTCGCCCACCAAATAGCGACATTGATTTTCAACAAGTTTACTATTAAGTTGTTGCGTAATTTCATCGATTTTACGTTTAGATTCAGCAACTTTTTCCACATCCAATTGATAGCTTTTTGAAACCAACGTTTTTAAAATAGGTTTGGAAAATTTTTCGAATTGGCGTAAATAACCTTTTTCACCCAACATAATCTCTAAAGGTTCATCACTGGTCGATAAAGCCTGTGCTAAACCCCAACGGCGTACATGTAATCCCAATTCATTGGCAATCGCATTGATTTCTAATGCGTGTTGACGAAGTTGCGTATCTAAACGAAGCAAAGTATGTTCTGGATACTGATCATCTAAATACAATGCAATTTGGGTAGAGTCGGCAATCCAGCGCTCACCATCTTTTAAAATCGGTAGTTTATTTTGCCCTGTTTTCAATTGAGCAAATGCTCGATGCACCCCAGGCATCATATTTTGTGCTACAAAATCGATTTCTTTATGATCAAGTAACCAACGTGCTTTTTCACAGTAATGCGACAAAGGAAATTGGTAAAGGGTGCGCATATAATCTCCAAATTATTTTTTTAATCAAAGCTTTAGAATAATACCAAGCGATTACATCTACTTTAACTTTTCACTTAAAAAATTACAATGTACTTTTTGTTCAAAAAAATGGGCAATTATTCAAATTGTCATCATCAATTTATATGAGTTTAATCAATCTTTATTCTTAAATTGAATATGAGTTTCTCAACGCGACCCACTTTAATCGCTTGAAATTAATTTTCATCATACTAAACAAATACTTAACTTATAATTAAAAAATATTTTTTATGCAATTTTAATTTTAAAACTTTATTCATATAAGAATAGCATAATAGTTCGTTTAATTTTTCATGCTTTTGTGCTTAGCGTTTTGATATCTATTGAAAGGTATCGATATGACTCATATTAATTCAGCACAACTCGCACATCACATTGAAAATGATCAACAAGCGATTAACTCTGCTTTTCAAGTGGCTGATTTTGCATTGGTTGAAAGAAATATTCGTGATCAACAACGTATTTTGCCCGTTGATGTTATTGAGCAATTTAGTCAAAAAGGGCTAGGTGGAATTCGCATTGCAAAAAAATATGGCGGTGCTGAAGTTTCTAATAAAACTTTGGCGCATGTTTTTCGTATTTTAAGCAAAGCTGATGCAAATGTTGGACAGATTCCTCAGAATCAATTTGGTTTACTCAATGCCATTGAAAGTATTGCAAGTGAAACGCAAAAACAGTTTATATACAGCGAAATTTTAAAAGGTAAACGCATTGCTAACGGTGGGCCTGAACGTTATAGCAAAGACACAAAAACCATCGAAACGCGTTTAAGTTTTGAAAATGGTCAGTACCTTTTAAATGGTGAAAAGTTCTATTCCACGGGTTCATATTTTGCTGATTATTTAGCCATTCGCGCCCTCCATCCTGAAGGGCATATTGTATTAATTATTATTGATGCCAAATCTCAAGGAGTTGAAATTGTCGATGACTGGGATGGTTTTGGTCAGCGTACTACAGCGAGTGGCACAGTTCGCCTTAAAAATGTCGTGGTCAATCCTGAACTGATCATGAATGAACACGTATTAGCAGATGCAACAAAATACCGTGGGGCCTATTCACAGCTCATCCAAGTCGCAATTGATGTCGGGATCGCAGAAGCCGCATTTGCTGAAACTATTTCTACCATTCATAAAGCACGCCCAATTGTTGATGCTAATGTCGAAAAAGCCAGTTTTGAAGCCTATACCTTACAAGAAGTTGGCAAGTTAAATGTGTTATTGGATGCTGCCATTTTACTACTCGATGAAGCCGCTGACTATCTTGATGAACTGGATTTCCTGTCACAAAGTACTGAAACAGGTATTAGTGTAGAACAAGCCAGTAAAGCCTCAATCATCGTGGCAGAAGCTAAAGTCTATGCCAATAATGCGGCACTGATCATTTCAGAAAAATTGATCGAACTCGGTGGCAGTCGCTCAAGTTTAGAAACACATAATCTCGATCAACATTGGCGTAATGCCCGTGTTCATACCTTACATGACCCTGTGCGTTGGAAATTTTATGCAATTGGTAACTACTACTTAAATGGCATCCAAAACCAACGTCATGCATGGATTTAATGGTTAAAAATCAGGGAGAATCAAATGACCACATTTCAAAATATTAACAAAACTTTAGAAGCTCAAAACCAACCTTTTGGCAAAGCACACATCATCAAAACGGATGCAGAAGCGTTGGAAATTGCGCAACAACTCAGCCAACAATTTAAACAAAATGCGGTACTCCGTGATGCTAATCGTATTTTACCTTTTGATGAAATTGAAGCCTTTAGCCAGTCTGGTTTATGGGCGATTACTGTGCCAAAACAATATGGCGGTGCTGAGGTCTCAAGTCTTACGGTTGCAAAAATCATTGCATTATTCAGCGGTGTTGATGGTTCGATTGGGCAAATTCCGCAAAACCATTTTTATGCTTTAGAAGTATTGCGCAATAATGGTACAGAACAACAAAAGCAGAAATTTTATGCAGAGGTTCTTGCAGGTGCACGTTATGGTAATGCTTTAGCAGAATTTAAAACAAAAACGGCAGCCCAAAAGCATACCCAAATCACGCAAACTCAAAGTAAAAATCAGCATGGATACCTTGTAAATGGTGAAAAATTTTATTGCACAGGGAGCTTATTTGCCCATCGTATCCCGACATTGGTGCGTGATGATCAAGAGCGTGAGTTTTTAGCCTTTATTTCATCGGATGCTCAAGGCGTACAACGCATCAATGATTGGACGGGTTTCGGGCAAAAAACTACAGGTAGTGGCACGG
The DNA window shown above is from Acinetobacter piscicola and carries:
- a CDS encoding glutathione S-transferase family protein, with the translated sequence MRTLYQFPLSHYCEKARWLLDHKEIDFVAQNMMPGVHRAFAQLKTGQNKLPILKDGERWIADSTQIALYLDDQYPEHTLLRLDTQLRQHALEINAIANELGLHVRRWGLAQALSTSDEPLEIMLGEKGYLRQFEKFSKPILKTLVSKSYQLDVEKVAESKRKIDEITQQLNSKLVENQCRYLVGDRLGLADIAVCSMLAPLLFLNGTPWEVESEQSVSEEVKNYKNELLNLPIGQYVQRIYMTERNARVDWRGI
- a CDS encoding SfnB family sulfur acquisition oxidoreductase, with protein sequence MTHINSAQLAHHIENDQQAINSAFQVADFALVERNIRDQQRILPVDVIEQFSQKGLGGIRIAKKYGGAEVSNKTLAHVFRILSKADANVGQIPQNQFGLLNAIESIASETQKQFIYSEILKGKRIANGGPERYSKDTKTIETRLSFENGQYLLNGEKFYSTGSYFADYLAIRALHPEGHIVLIIIDAKSQGVEIVDDWDGFGQRTTASGTVRLKNVVVNPELIMNEHVLADATKYRGAYSQLIQVAIDVGIAEAAFAETISTIHKARPIVDANVEKASFEAYTLQEVGKLNVLLDAAILLLDEAADYLDELDFLSQSTETGISVEQASKASIIVAEAKVYANNAALIISEKLIELGGSRSSLETHNLDQHWRNARVHTLHDPVRWKFYAIGNYYLNGIQNQRHAWI
- a CDS encoding SfnB family sulfur acquisition oxidoreductase, translated to MTTFQNINKTLEAQNQPFGKAHIIKTDAEALEIAQQLSQQFKQNAVLRDANRILPFDEIEAFSQSGLWAITVPKQYGGAEVSSLTVAKIIALFSGVDGSIGQIPQNHFYALEVLRNNGTEQQKQKFYAEVLAGARYGNALAEFKTKTAAQKHTQITQTQSKNQHGYLVNGEKFYCTGSLFAHRIPTLVRDDQEREFLAFISSDAQGVQRINDWTGFGQKTTGSGTVKFNQVFVEAEDVVRFDTAFTTPTLVGPFAQIMHAAIETGIARAAFEETIERVKKARAWIDSNVERADQDPLTIYEIGRIAADVRASEVLLKQAAQSIDAAKPHPTDENIAKASIDVAKVRAHSTETALKASSKLIELAGSRGSQRTDGLDRHWRNARVHTLHDASRWKYYFIGNYALNNILPPRRGTL
- a CDS encoding Lrp/AsnC family transcriptional regulator, giving the protein MELDRYDKQILEILTHEDINLNELSERINLSVSSVHRRIKHLIETDIMTNLKRDINYEKLGFKLHVILQVSLSKHDTDTFAKFLEELENIPEVINAFLVTGQSADFLVEVVAKDMENYSEILLKRIGKIEFVVALHSSFVIKEYNVFNCSGLLSRV